From Electrophorus electricus isolate fEleEle1 chromosome 8, fEleEle1.pri, whole genome shotgun sequence, the proteins below share one genomic window:
- the anln gene encoding anillin isoform X1 → MDPFTEKLLERTRARRENLQKKLAERPTAASRQMAKRTREPLAETNSIVIVPPTEKVLPSPTPSASKRRCSGENGHFTGEENKEPVAITDKKPPIAPYSIHSASSEQMTICPSSDTDAGLVGPLSDTGKVMVVPSQTTTGSTDKVMKHFVMEEDKDILKDGTASMPTPSNMRSRLQRLAEQRQYWDSEGSCEPLSNSKAMSPLRSQRVEVAPPALASSETPVGRKGRLANLAATISSWEDDLGHAPVCRNDAKGKPGKACVVPPAHEEKNISAKTCAVTQPALHVQPVASKPVHSTQHLPVYSPVKSSIVTLPTAQKTEVPEAKLAKGLSSPVSSPVKSCSSQSSTPLKSGRILSCNPQIASGSHSPLKDHISSKESSAGRMFISSPTKSNFTTKPSSAIASVSQADKSLHTEAPPLQQRGPAGASGSVKSFLERFGERLQERNQGSPFGGGGQERTPAVTPSATPKSRLLQERLPVAQPSSTTAILTHKHKMEREAELAQIRSRFQTANQKSKEDLSKVKNGLESKKVEDLNEGFATALSSEPSDPLLGIVETHSKFNENEMPGLKPDPASSLKCAELSVGKIEMDEQEEKEKKKEEIHEIEMNVDGSVNSEVINNLFEGVLEESRHSDEDEEVKEDEDALNISSMSLLMPLAETVAAVVKSPERKVLTSTPTSSFNAKSGTPESVSRPTKFQRARMQRAASSDSIETVVEEHKLPYSIDAYRSTRVKDSERPQVKQVIVRNEDVSQRVDESQGVSHITIKQKMQVLTSEMNLQQSVIHQASQALNCCTDEEHGKGSQVEAEAERLLIIATEKRVALKAELDRLKAEGPVVQKKNSRAQDDVGVPASKGSITLQELRLPLKADFVCSTANKPDAGKHYFFVMIRAGAENTVATPLASTHSALSGDALTFSTKFTLSDVSSDFEIDIEVYYLVQKREVFLDKRKKPSKTKAITPKRFLAITKSNLQTPVMASPGGPNAVRTSNFALVGSHKLTLASIGKNKFPLEKIRYEGNESKLLSDMFQNKVPFLSPLEGHVYLRMHCEVDSRVEERGFLTMFEDVSGFGAWHRRWCVLSGYCISYWTYPDDEKRKNPIGRLNLANCVSRKVEPANREFCARPNTFELITVRPQREDDKETLVSQCKNTMCVTKNWLSADTKEERNLWMQKLNQILVDLRMWQPDACYRPI, encoded by the exons ATGGATCCTTTCACTGAG AAACTATTGGAGCGCACACGTGCCCGTAGGGAGAATCTTCAGAAGAAGCTGGCAGAGCGACCTACAGCAGCCAGCCGACAAATGGCAAAGAGGACAAGAGAGCCACTTGCAGAGACAAACAGTATCGTAATTGTGCCACCAACAGAAAAAG TACTtccctcacccacaccatcgGCCTCTAAACGCCGCTGTTCAGGGGAGAATGGCCATTTCACTGGAGAAGAGAACAAGGAGCCAGTTGCCATTACAGACAAGAAGCCTCCCATAGCACCATACAGTATCCACTCTGCCTCATCAGAGCAAATGACTATCTGTCCTAGTTCAGACACAGATGCTGGACTTGTTGGCCCTCTTTCAGACACAGGGAAGGTGATGGTGGTGCCCTCACAAACAACAACAGGGTCCACAGATAAGGTGATGAAGCATTTTGTCATGGAGGAAGACAAAGATATTCTTAAAGATGGTACTGCTTCCATGCCAACCCCTAGCAACATGAGATCCCGTCTGCAGAGATTGGCTGAGCAGAGGCAGTATTGGGATTCAGAGG GCAGCTGTGAACCATTATCGAACAGCAAAGCTATGTCCCCTCTTAGATCACAGAGGGTGGAGGTTGCACCTCCAGCCCTCGCTTCATCAGAGACACCAGTAGGCCGGAAGGGCAGACTGGCAAACCTTGCGGCAACGATCAGTTCCTGGGAAGATGACCTTGGACATGCACCTGTTTGCCGAAATGATGCAAAAGGGAAGCCTGGCAAAGCATGTGTGGTTCCACCAGCCCATGAGGAAAAGAACATTAGTGCCAAGACCTGTGCTGTGACACAACCAGCCCTGCATGTCCAGCCTGTTGCTAGCAAGCCTGTCCACAGCACCCAACAT CTGCCAGTTTATTCTCCAGTCAAATCATCCATAGTTACTCTACCAACCGCTCAGAAGACTGAGGTTCCTGAGGCCAAACTGGCTAAAGGACTTTCCTCCCCTGTGTCCAGCCCTGTGAAAAGCTGCTCTAGCCAATCCTCCACTCCACTCAAATCTGGAAGAATTCTCTCTTGTAATCCACAGATAGCTTCAGGTTCCCATAGTCCTCTAAAGGATCACATCTCAAGCAAAGAGTCAAGTGCTGGGAGAATGTTTATCTCGAGTCCCACAAAATCAAATTTTACAACTAAACCATCCTCTGCCATAGCATCTGTCTCTCAGGCTGACAAAAGTTTGCACACAGAAGCGCCACCATTACAGCAGAGGGGCCCAGCTGGAGCTTCTG GGAGTGTTAAATCATTCTTGGAGCGCTTTGGGGAAAGATTACAGGAACGTAATCAGGGCTCTCCCTTTGGTGGTGGAGGTCAAGAACGCACGCCTGCTGTCACTCCATCGGCCACTCCTAAATCCAGACTGCTCCAGGAGAGGCTGCCTGTTGCACAACCAAGCTCGACTACTGCCATCCTCACTCACAAGCACAAAATG GAACGTGAGGCAGAATTGGCACAGATTCGCAGTCGATTTCAGACTGCCAACCAAAAAAGCAAAGAGGATCTCTCAAAGGTCAAAAATGGCTTGGAATCCAAG AAAGTGGAAGATCTTAATGAAGGTTTTGCTACTGCACTTTCCAGTGAGCCTTCAGATCCACTCTTGGGCATTGTGGAAACTCATTCCAAGTTCAATGAAAATG AGATGCCGGGCCTGAAGCCTGACCCTGCAAGTTCTCTGAAGTGTGCAGAGTTGTCAGTAGGAAAAATAGAAATGGATGagcaggaggaaaaagaaa aaaaaaaggaagaaatccATGAGATCGAGATGAATGTGGATGGCTCTGTAAACTCTGAGGTCATTAACAATCTTTTTGAGGGCGTTTTGGAGGAGAGTAGACATagtgatgaggatgaggaggtgaaggaggatGAAGATGCACTTAACatctcctccatgtctctccTCATGCCACTAGCTGAGACTGTGGCTGCAGTGGTCAAGAGTCCTGAGAGGAAAGTCTTG ACGTCAACCCCAACCAGCTCATTTAATGCAAAGAGTGGGACTCCTGAGAGTGTCTCCAGGCCCACAAAATTCCAGCGGGCCCGCATGCAGAGAGCTGCCTCATCTGATAGTATTGAGACCGTAGTAGAAGAGCACAAATTGCCCTACAG CATTGACGCCTATAGATCAACAAGAGTGAAAGACTCCGAGAGACCTCAAGTGAAACAGGTGATTGTAAGGAATGAAGATGTCTCTCAAAGAGTGGATGAGTCCCAGGGGGTCAGTCACATCACCATTAAACAAAAGatgcag GTCCTAACCAGTGAAATGAACCTGCAGCAGAGCGTGATCCATCAGGCCAGTCAGGCATTAAACTGCTGCACAGATGAGGAACATGGTAAAGGCTCTCAGGTGGAGGCTGAGGCTGAGAGGCTGTTGATTATAGCTA ctgAGAAGAGGGTAGCTCTGAAAGCTGAGCTGGATCGATTGAAGGCAGAGGGCCCGGTAGTTCAAAAGAAAAACTCCAGGGCTCAGGACGATGTAGGTGTGCCTGCTTCCAAGGGCTCCATTACCCTTCAGGAGCTCCGATTACCACTTAAAGCTGACTTTGTCTGTTCTACCGCCAACAAGCCTG ATGCTGGAAAGCATTACTTCTTTGTGATGATCCGTGCTGGAGCTGAGAACACAGTTGCAACTCCTCTAGCCAGCACCCACAGTGCCTTGAGTGGGGATGCCTTGACCTTCTCCACCAAGTTTACTCT GTCTGATGTGTCCAGTGACTTTGAGATTGATATTGAGGTGTACTATCTT GTTCAGAAAAGAGAGGTATTTCTTGATAAAAGGAAGAAGCCCAGCAAGACAAAA GCTATCACTCCTAAGCGATTCCTTGCCATCACT AAAAGTAATCTTCAAACACCTG taaTGGCAAGCCCTGGTGGTCCAAATGCGGTGCGCACCAGTAACTTTGCTCTTGTTGGATCCCACAAGTTAACCTTGGCATCTattggaaaaaataaatttcCCCTGGAAAAG ATCAGATATGAAGGAAATGAGAGCAAGCTTCTCAGTGACATGTTTCAGAACAAG GTGCCATTCCTTAGTCCTCTGGAAGGCCATGTCTACCTTCGTATGCATTGTGAAGTTGATTCTCGTGTGGAGGAACGGGGCTTTCTT ACCATGTTTGAGGACGTCAGTGGATTTGGAGCTTGGCATAGAAGATGGTGTGTCCTTTCAGGCTACTGCATCTCCTACTGGACCTACCCTGATGATGAGAAACGAAAG AATCCAATTGGTCGTCTCAACTTGGCCAACTGTGTGAGTCGCAAAGTAGAGCCCGCTAACCGCGAGTTCTGTGCCCGGCCTAATACCTTTGAGTTGATCACAGTGAGACCACAAAGAGAAGATGACAAAGAAACTCTTGTCAGCCAATGCAAGAACACCATGTGTGTCACCAA GAATTGGCTTAGTGCTGacacaaaggaagagagaaaccTGTGGATGCAGAAGCTCAATCAAATCCTAGTGGATCTACGGATGTGGCAACCGGATGCATGTTACAGACCAATTTGA
- the anln gene encoding anillin isoform X2 has product MDPFTEKLLERTRARRENLQKKLAERPTAASRQMAKRTREPLAETNSIVIVPPTEKVLPSPTPSASKRRCSGENGHFTGEENKEPVAITDKKPPIAPYSIHSASSEQMTICPSSDTDAGLVGPLSDTGKVMVVPSQTTTGSTDKVMKHFVMEEDKDILKDGTASMPTPSNMRSRLQRLAEQRQYWDSEGSCEPLSNSKAMSPLRSQRVEVAPPALASSETPVGRKGRLANLAATISSWEDDLGHAPVCRNDAKGKPGKACVVPPAHEEKNISAKTCAVTQPALHVQPVASKPVHSTQHLPVYSPVKSSIVTLPTAQKTEVPEAKLAKGLSSPVSSPVKSCSSQSSTPLKSGRILSCNPQIASGSHSPLKDHISSKESSAGRMFISSPTKSNFTTKPSSAIASVSQADKSLHTEAPPLQQRGPAGASGSVKSFLERFGERLQERNQGSPFGGGGQERTPAVTPSATPKSRLLQERLPVAQPSSTTAILTHKHKMEREAELAQIRSRFQTANQKSKEDLSKVKNGLESKKVEDLNEGFATALSSEPSDPLLGIVETHSKFNENEMPGLKPDPASSLKCAELSVGKIEMDEQEEKEKKKEEIHEIEMNVDGSVNSEVINNLFEGVLEESRHSDEDEEVKEDEDALNISSMSLLMPLAETVAAVVKSPERKVLTSTPTSSFNAKSGTPESVSRPTKFQRARMQRAASSDSIETVVEEHKLPYSIDAYRSTRVKDSERPQVKQVIVRNEDVSQRVDESQGVSHITIKQKMQVLTSEMNLQQSVIHQASQALNCCTDEEHGKGSQVEAEAERLLIIATEKRVALKAELDRLKAEGPVVQKKNSRAQDDVGVPASKGSITLQELRLPLKADFVCSTANKPDAGKHYFFVMIRAGAENTVATPLASTHSALSGDALTFSTKFTLSDVSSDFEIDIEVYYLVQKREVFLDKRKKPSKTKAITPKRFLAITKSNLQTPVMASPGGPNAVRTSNFALVGSHKLTLASIGKNKFPLEKVPFLSPLEGHVYLRMHCEVDSRVEERGFLTMFEDVSGFGAWHRRWCVLSGYCISYWTYPDDEKRKNPIGRLNLANCVSRKVEPANREFCARPNTFELITVRPQREDDKETLVSQCKNTMCVTKNWLSADTKEERNLWMQKLNQILVDLRMWQPDACYRPI; this is encoded by the exons ATGGATCCTTTCACTGAG AAACTATTGGAGCGCACACGTGCCCGTAGGGAGAATCTTCAGAAGAAGCTGGCAGAGCGACCTACAGCAGCCAGCCGACAAATGGCAAAGAGGACAAGAGAGCCACTTGCAGAGACAAACAGTATCGTAATTGTGCCACCAACAGAAAAAG TACTtccctcacccacaccatcgGCCTCTAAACGCCGCTGTTCAGGGGAGAATGGCCATTTCACTGGAGAAGAGAACAAGGAGCCAGTTGCCATTACAGACAAGAAGCCTCCCATAGCACCATACAGTATCCACTCTGCCTCATCAGAGCAAATGACTATCTGTCCTAGTTCAGACACAGATGCTGGACTTGTTGGCCCTCTTTCAGACACAGGGAAGGTGATGGTGGTGCCCTCACAAACAACAACAGGGTCCACAGATAAGGTGATGAAGCATTTTGTCATGGAGGAAGACAAAGATATTCTTAAAGATGGTACTGCTTCCATGCCAACCCCTAGCAACATGAGATCCCGTCTGCAGAGATTGGCTGAGCAGAGGCAGTATTGGGATTCAGAGG GCAGCTGTGAACCATTATCGAACAGCAAAGCTATGTCCCCTCTTAGATCACAGAGGGTGGAGGTTGCACCTCCAGCCCTCGCTTCATCAGAGACACCAGTAGGCCGGAAGGGCAGACTGGCAAACCTTGCGGCAACGATCAGTTCCTGGGAAGATGACCTTGGACATGCACCTGTTTGCCGAAATGATGCAAAAGGGAAGCCTGGCAAAGCATGTGTGGTTCCACCAGCCCATGAGGAAAAGAACATTAGTGCCAAGACCTGTGCTGTGACACAACCAGCCCTGCATGTCCAGCCTGTTGCTAGCAAGCCTGTCCACAGCACCCAACAT CTGCCAGTTTATTCTCCAGTCAAATCATCCATAGTTACTCTACCAACCGCTCAGAAGACTGAGGTTCCTGAGGCCAAACTGGCTAAAGGACTTTCCTCCCCTGTGTCCAGCCCTGTGAAAAGCTGCTCTAGCCAATCCTCCACTCCACTCAAATCTGGAAGAATTCTCTCTTGTAATCCACAGATAGCTTCAGGTTCCCATAGTCCTCTAAAGGATCACATCTCAAGCAAAGAGTCAAGTGCTGGGAGAATGTTTATCTCGAGTCCCACAAAATCAAATTTTACAACTAAACCATCCTCTGCCATAGCATCTGTCTCTCAGGCTGACAAAAGTTTGCACACAGAAGCGCCACCATTACAGCAGAGGGGCCCAGCTGGAGCTTCTG GGAGTGTTAAATCATTCTTGGAGCGCTTTGGGGAAAGATTACAGGAACGTAATCAGGGCTCTCCCTTTGGTGGTGGAGGTCAAGAACGCACGCCTGCTGTCACTCCATCGGCCACTCCTAAATCCAGACTGCTCCAGGAGAGGCTGCCTGTTGCACAACCAAGCTCGACTACTGCCATCCTCACTCACAAGCACAAAATG GAACGTGAGGCAGAATTGGCACAGATTCGCAGTCGATTTCAGACTGCCAACCAAAAAAGCAAAGAGGATCTCTCAAAGGTCAAAAATGGCTTGGAATCCAAG AAAGTGGAAGATCTTAATGAAGGTTTTGCTACTGCACTTTCCAGTGAGCCTTCAGATCCACTCTTGGGCATTGTGGAAACTCATTCCAAGTTCAATGAAAATG AGATGCCGGGCCTGAAGCCTGACCCTGCAAGTTCTCTGAAGTGTGCAGAGTTGTCAGTAGGAAAAATAGAAATGGATGagcaggaggaaaaagaaa aaaaaaaggaagaaatccATGAGATCGAGATGAATGTGGATGGCTCTGTAAACTCTGAGGTCATTAACAATCTTTTTGAGGGCGTTTTGGAGGAGAGTAGACATagtgatgaggatgaggaggtgaaggaggatGAAGATGCACTTAACatctcctccatgtctctccTCATGCCACTAGCTGAGACTGTGGCTGCAGTGGTCAAGAGTCCTGAGAGGAAAGTCTTG ACGTCAACCCCAACCAGCTCATTTAATGCAAAGAGTGGGACTCCTGAGAGTGTCTCCAGGCCCACAAAATTCCAGCGGGCCCGCATGCAGAGAGCTGCCTCATCTGATAGTATTGAGACCGTAGTAGAAGAGCACAAATTGCCCTACAG CATTGACGCCTATAGATCAACAAGAGTGAAAGACTCCGAGAGACCTCAAGTGAAACAGGTGATTGTAAGGAATGAAGATGTCTCTCAAAGAGTGGATGAGTCCCAGGGGGTCAGTCACATCACCATTAAACAAAAGatgcag GTCCTAACCAGTGAAATGAACCTGCAGCAGAGCGTGATCCATCAGGCCAGTCAGGCATTAAACTGCTGCACAGATGAGGAACATGGTAAAGGCTCTCAGGTGGAGGCTGAGGCTGAGAGGCTGTTGATTATAGCTA ctgAGAAGAGGGTAGCTCTGAAAGCTGAGCTGGATCGATTGAAGGCAGAGGGCCCGGTAGTTCAAAAGAAAAACTCCAGGGCTCAGGACGATGTAGGTGTGCCTGCTTCCAAGGGCTCCATTACCCTTCAGGAGCTCCGATTACCACTTAAAGCTGACTTTGTCTGTTCTACCGCCAACAAGCCTG ATGCTGGAAAGCATTACTTCTTTGTGATGATCCGTGCTGGAGCTGAGAACACAGTTGCAACTCCTCTAGCCAGCACCCACAGTGCCTTGAGTGGGGATGCCTTGACCTTCTCCACCAAGTTTACTCT GTCTGATGTGTCCAGTGACTTTGAGATTGATATTGAGGTGTACTATCTT GTTCAGAAAAGAGAGGTATTTCTTGATAAAAGGAAGAAGCCCAGCAAGACAAAA GCTATCACTCCTAAGCGATTCCTTGCCATCACT AAAAGTAATCTTCAAACACCTG taaTGGCAAGCCCTGGTGGTCCAAATGCGGTGCGCACCAGTAACTTTGCTCTTGTTGGATCCCACAAGTTAACCTTGGCATCTattggaaaaaataaatttcCCCTGGAAAAG GTGCCATTCCTTAGTCCTCTGGAAGGCCATGTCTACCTTCGTATGCATTGTGAAGTTGATTCTCGTGTGGAGGAACGGGGCTTTCTT ACCATGTTTGAGGACGTCAGTGGATTTGGAGCTTGGCATAGAAGATGGTGTGTCCTTTCAGGCTACTGCATCTCCTACTGGACCTACCCTGATGATGAGAAACGAAAG AATCCAATTGGTCGTCTCAACTTGGCCAACTGTGTGAGTCGCAAAGTAGAGCCCGCTAACCGCGAGTTCTGTGCCCGGCCTAATACCTTTGAGTTGATCACAGTGAGACCACAAAGAGAAGATGACAAAGAAACTCTTGTCAGCCAATGCAAGAACACCATGTGTGTCACCAA GAATTGGCTTAGTGCTGacacaaaggaagagagaaaccTGTGGATGCAGAAGCTCAATCAAATCCTAGTGGATCTACGGATGTGGCAACCGGATGCATGTTACAGACCAATTTGA
- the ptp4a2b gene encoding protein tyrosine phosphatase type IVA 2 isoform X1, with protein MGRLANMNRPAAVEITYECMRFLITHNPTNSTLNKFTEELKKFEVNTLVRVCEATYDKAPVEREGIQVLDWPFDDGAPPPTQIVDDWLNLLKTKFRDEPGCCIAVHCVAGLGRAPVLVALALIESGMKYEDAVQFIRQKRRGAFNSKQLLYLEKYRPKMRLRFKDANGHNCCIQ; from the exons ATGGG cCGTCTCGCCAACATGAACCGACCTGCCGCTGTTGAAATTACCTATGAGTGCATGAGGTTCCTCATCACGCATAACCCCACCAACTCAACACTCAACAAGTTCACAGAG GAGCTAAAGAAATTTGAAGTAAACAcacttgtgcgtgtgtgtgaagccaCTTATGACAAGGCGCCTGTGGAAAGAGAGGGCATCCAGGTCCTG gacTGGCCCTTTGATGATGGAGCTCCACCTCCCACCCAGATTGTTGATGATTGGCTGAACTTGTTGAAGACAAAGTTTCGAGATGAACCTGGTTGCTGCATTGCAGTTCACTGTGTGGCAGGTTTGGGCCG AGCACCTGTACTAGTGGCACTAGCCCTAATTGAGAGTGGCATGAAATACGAGGATGCAGTCCAGTTTATACGACA GAAGAGACGTGGAGCCTTCAATTCCAAACAGCTTCTTTACCTCGAAAAATACAGACCTAAGATGCGTCTACGGTTCAAGGATGCCAACGGTCACAACTGCTGCATTCAGTAA
- the ptp4a2b gene encoding protein tyrosine phosphatase type IVA 2 isoform X2 codes for MNRPAAVEITYECMRFLITHNPTNSTLNKFTEELKKFEVNTLVRVCEATYDKAPVEREGIQVLDWPFDDGAPPPTQIVDDWLNLLKTKFRDEPGCCIAVHCVAGLGRAPVLVALALIESGMKYEDAVQFIRQKRRGAFNSKQLLYLEKYRPKMRLRFKDANGHNCCIQ; via the exons ATGAACCGACCTGCCGCTGTTGAAATTACCTATGAGTGCATGAGGTTCCTCATCACGCATAACCCCACCAACTCAACACTCAACAAGTTCACAGAG GAGCTAAAGAAATTTGAAGTAAACAcacttgtgcgtgtgtgtgaagccaCTTATGACAAGGCGCCTGTGGAAAGAGAGGGCATCCAGGTCCTG gacTGGCCCTTTGATGATGGAGCTCCACCTCCCACCCAGATTGTTGATGATTGGCTGAACTTGTTGAAGACAAAGTTTCGAGATGAACCTGGTTGCTGCATTGCAGTTCACTGTGTGGCAGGTTTGGGCCG AGCACCTGTACTAGTGGCACTAGCCCTAATTGAGAGTGGCATGAAATACGAGGATGCAGTCCAGTTTATACGACA GAAGAGACGTGGAGCCTTCAATTCCAAACAGCTTCTTTACCTCGAAAAATACAGACCTAAGATGCGTCTACGGTTCAAGGATGCCAACGGTCACAACTGCTGCATTCAGTAA